One stretch of Fibrobacter sp. DNA includes these proteins:
- a CDS encoding extracellular solute-binding protein — MKRITVFMLISALILLSGCGSGKPKLYIYNWTYYIPDHVIREFEKRNNVSVVYDMYASNEEMFAKLKAGGTGYDMVFPSGDYVSIMIRENMLEPIDWSKIPNLKNLDSTAVSKVNFDPDCRFSVPFMMGAAGVSVSKKKVGEYQTSWKLFERSDLKGKLTLLDDMREVMGAALKSLGYSVNSINPSELMQAKELVMKWRENIVKFDAEAFGKGFAAGEFWGVHGYAENVFLELDPSMREDVAFFIPVEGGPMYMDNMVILKGAKNKDLALQFINFIHDPEIYAQIADFLMMPSINTAARQYRTKTPNYNIEDLANSELKEDLGENLELYNKIWQEIRVGK; from the coding sequence ATGAAACGAATTACGGTTTTTATGCTGATTTCAGCGCTTATACTGCTGAGCGGGTGCGGATCAGGAAAACCCAAACTTTACATCTATAACTGGACATATTATATACCCGATCATGTGATCAGGGAATTCGAGAAGCGCAATAATGTCTCTGTTGTCTATGACATGTACGCATCAAATGAAGAGATGTTTGCCAAACTGAAGGCCGGAGGTACCGGTTACGATATGGTTTTCCCGTCTGGCGATTACGTTTCCATAATGATCAGGGAAAATATGCTCGAACCCATTGACTGGTCCAAAATTCCGAATCTTAAAAACCTGGACTCTACTGCTGTATCAAAAGTCAATTTTGATCCGGATTGCCGGTTCAGTGTCCCCTTTATGATGGGGGCAGCTGGAGTGTCTGTCAGCAAAAAGAAAGTAGGAGAGTATCAGACCAGTTGGAAGCTGTTTGAAAGAAGCGATCTCAAGGGAAAACTGACCCTGCTTGATGATATGAGAGAAGTTATGGGAGCCGCGCTTAAATCCCTGGGGTATTCGGTTAATTCAATCAATCCCTCAGAACTGATGCAGGCAAAAGAGCTTGTCATGAAATGGAGAGAAAACATCGTTAAATTCGATGCGGAAGCTTTTGGGAAGGGTTTTGCTGCAGGGGAGTTCTGGGGTGTGCATGGGTATGCAGAAAATGTCTTTCTTGAGCTTGATCCATCGATGCGGGAAGATGTTGCTTTTTTCATACCTGTGGAGGGTGGCCCGATGTACATGGATAACATGGTTATCCTTAAAGGCGCGAAAAACAAAGATCTTGCCTTACAGTTTATAAATTTTATTCATGATCCGGAAATCTACGCCCAGATAGCAGATTTCCTGATGATGCCTTCAATCAATACTGCTGCCAGACAGTATCGCACTAAAACTCCCAATTATAATATTGAGGATCTTGCCAATTCTGAACTGAAGGAAGATCTCGGGGAAAACTTGGAGCTTTACAATAAGATATGGCAGGAAATTCGCGTTGGTAAATAG
- a CDS encoding ABC transporter permease — protein sequence MRKNPGPLYALPVTAWIGSFFIAPLAIIFLYSFMRKGLYGGVLYEFCIDAYRSLSNPVFIKVTLSTFYIAAVSTIIMVSLALPASYFIARSKYKTFFLILIIIPFWTNFLIRIYSWIAILGNNGFLNHFLLSIGLIDHNLQFLYNKYAVILVTAYTYLPFAILPLYSTIEKFDFSLLEAARDLGATKRQAVFKVLLPGIRAGITTAVLFTFIPSFGSYAIPQILGGSDSLMIGNIIARELTVTRNWPLASSISVVLTVITTVGVILFMRLNRNTLAVKNEKKQEERLAGNVA from the coding sequence GTGAGGAAAAATCCTGGTCCGCTTTATGCCTTGCCGGTAACTGCCTGGATCGGATCCTTTTTCATTGCGCCCCTGGCAATTATCTTTCTGTATAGTTTTATGCGTAAAGGACTCTACGGAGGAGTTCTTTACGAATTCTGCATCGATGCTTACAGATCTCTTTCCAATCCGGTTTTTATCAAAGTCACACTCTCTACTTTTTATATTGCTGCTGTATCCACCATTATAATGGTTTCCCTGGCACTGCCTGCATCCTACTTTATCGCCAGAAGTAAATACAAGACCTTTTTCCTGATACTGATTATTATCCCTTTCTGGACCAATTTTCTCATAAGGATCTATTCCTGGATCGCTATTCTGGGTAATAACGGGTTTCTAAACCATTTTCTCCTCTCTATCGGGCTTATCGATCACAATCTGCAGTTTCTTTACAACAAATACGCGGTCATACTGGTAACAGCTTATACCTATCTGCCTTTCGCGATTTTGCCCCTTTACTCGACTATCGAAAAATTCGATTTCTCGCTGCTTGAAGCCGCAAGAGACCTTGGTGCCACAAAGAGACAGGCTGTTTTTAAAGTGCTTCTTCCCGGCATTCGTGCAGGAATTACCACTGCAGTGCTCTTTACTTTTATCCCTTCTTTTGGTTCTTATGCGATCCCGCAGATTCTGGGAGGAAGTGATTCGCTGATGATTGGAAACATCATCGCCCGAGAATTGACAGTTACCAGAAACTGGCCGCTTGCTTCCTCGATATCGGTTGTGCTCACAGTTATTACAACCGTCGGGGTAATTCTCTTCATGCGTCTTAACAGAAATACCCTTGCAGTAAAAAATGAGAAAAAACAGGAGGAAAGGCTGGCCGGAAATGTCGCGTAA
- a CDS encoding ABC transporter permease, with protein sequence MSRKSVFSPVMFSLVLTFFYMPLLILIVFSFNDSKTMSWSGFSLRWYQELFFNSRSLWNSFLNSLIVAASSATLSTIIGTLGAIGIYWYNFRFKRILQAATFLPLILPEIIIGVSLLIFFAGIKLHLSLFTIFLAHTTFNIPFVLLLVMARLEEFDFSIIEAAYDLGAREIDALLKVIIPVSFPGILSGFLMAVTLSLEDFVITFFVAGPGSSTLPLHVYSMIRFGVSPVINALSVIIIAGTIVLAVSTRNFAKYLVQR encoded by the coding sequence ATGTCGCGTAAAAGCGTTTTTTCACCTGTAATGTTTTCTCTTGTACTCACATTTTTTTACATGCCGTTATTGATCCTGATTGTTTTCTCTTTTAATGATTCAAAGACGATGTCATGGAGCGGTTTCTCACTGAGGTGGTACCAGGAGCTGTTCTTTAATTCCAGATCGCTGTGGAATTCATTTTTAAACAGTTTGATAGTTGCCGCTTCCTCTGCAACACTCTCCACTATTATCGGAACCCTTGGAGCAATCGGTATTTACTGGTACAATTTCCGTTTCAAAAGGATTCTTCAGGCAGCAACTTTTCTTCCTCTCATTCTTCCTGAAATAATCATTGGTGTTTCCCTGCTTATTTTCTTTGCCGGTATTAAACTTCATCTAAGCCTGTTTACCATCTTTCTGGCCCACACTACTTTCAACATTCCATTTGTTCTTCTTCTGGTTATGGCGAGACTGGAGGAATTTGATTTTTCGATAATAGAAGCTGCTTATGATCTGGGAGCCAGAGAGATTGATGCCTTGCTGAAGGTAATCATCCCTGTTTCTTTTCCCGGAATCCTGTCTGGTTTTCTGATGGCTGTTACTCTTTCTCTGGAAGATTTTGTTATCACCTTTTTTGTTGCAGGCCCGGGATCATCAACACTGCCTCTGCACGTATACAGCATGATCCGGTTTGGTGTTTCCCCTGTAATAAATGCCCTGTCGGTTATTATCATTGCCGGAACCATTGTTCTTGCCGTGTCAACCAGGAATTTTGCAAAATACCTTGTCCAAAGATAA